In a single window of the Pseudogemmatithrix spongiicola genome:
- a CDS encoding MBL fold metallo-hydrolase has product MLQVIEHGDVRELRLSTWKSRLAGYGVSAFVARHTLIDAGFPDAAPELAAYVDAHPVDGAVLTHGHEDHSGGVAALLARGVGVHCAAETEAEMRRVERVGMYRRLTWGSRVRLTLPLHVFSPSPALQLKPTPGHSADHHIVWDAERGTVFGGDLFIGVKLRLAHHDEQMRPQVVALREVASWQPERFFDAHRGLLPDPVGQLRAKADWIEETIGRIETLVGRGWPDARIRDEVLGAEDPTGTWSFGAYSKANFVRNVRETMPQAS; this is encoded by the coding sequence ATGCTGCAAGTCATTGAACACGGCGATGTCCGCGAACTCCGGCTCTCCACGTGGAAGAGTCGTCTCGCCGGATACGGCGTGAGCGCGTTCGTCGCGCGCCACACGCTGATCGACGCGGGATTTCCTGACGCCGCGCCGGAGCTGGCCGCCTACGTCGATGCCCATCCGGTCGACGGTGCCGTCCTCACGCACGGGCACGAGGACCACAGCGGTGGTGTCGCCGCGCTGCTCGCGCGCGGCGTCGGCGTGCACTGCGCGGCCGAGACCGAAGCGGAGATGCGCCGCGTGGAACGCGTCGGGATGTATCGGCGGCTGACGTGGGGGAGTCGGGTGAGACTTACGCTTCCGCTGCACGTGTTTTCGCCATCCCCGGCCTTGCAGCTCAAGCCGACCCCCGGCCACTCGGCGGACCACCACATCGTGTGGGATGCGGAACGCGGCACGGTGTTTGGCGGTGACCTGTTCATCGGCGTGAAGCTGCGCCTCGCGCATCACGACGAGCAGATGCGGCCGCAGGTCGTCGCGCTCCGGGAGGTGGCCTCGTGGCAACCCGAGCGTTTCTTCGACGCGCACCGGGGGCTGCTGCCCGATCCCGTCGGTCAGTTGCGGGCCAAGGCTGACTGGATCGAGGAGACGATTGGGCGCATCGAAACGCTCGTTGGCCGGGGCTGGCCCGATGCGAGGATCCGCGACGAGGTGTTGGGCGCCGAGGATCCGACCGGCACGTGGAGTTTCGGGGCCTATTCGAAGGCGAATTTCGTACGGAACGTCCGCGAGACGATGCCACAGGCATCCTAG
- a CDS encoding DUF3299 domain-containing protein: MRSLARISLTVALSGAALVAPRLEAQQRPGTAAQSAAVSIDWRLLGQMNPDTRVAPDSLKRLDGRRVRIPGFVVPLDDAQDEGAEFLLVPYYGACVHTPPPPPNQMAFVTMQGGRPIKLALFDAVWMEGTLRIVNYDSPYGSVGFTIEGLSMAPYTGR; the protein is encoded by the coding sequence ATGCGTTCGCTCGCTCGCATCAGCCTTACCGTCGCACTCTCCGGCGCAGCGCTGGTCGCCCCGCGCCTCGAGGCGCAACAGCGCCCGGGAACCGCGGCCCAGTCCGCGGCGGTGTCCATCGACTGGCGCCTCCTGGGCCAGATGAATCCCGACACCCGCGTCGCGCCGGACTCGCTGAAGCGTCTCGATGGCCGGCGGGTGCGCATTCCGGGCTTCGTGGTTCCACTCGATGACGCGCAGGATGAAGGCGCGGAGTTCCTGCTCGTGCCGTACTACGGTGCCTGCGTGCATACGCCGCCACCGCCACCGAACCAGATGGCGTTCGTCACGATGCAGGGCGGACGGCCGATCAAGCTGGCGCTCTTCGACGCGGTGTGGATGGAAGGCACGTTGCGCATCGTGAACTACGACTCGCCGTACGGATCGGTCGGCTTCACGATCGAAGGGTTGTCCATGGCGCCGTACACCGGGCGGTGA
- a CDS encoding DUF2911 domain-containing protein has protein sequence MRLLPIALIAVLPATLVAQAPATLTARLGVDTISVEKVVRTGNTLVAEVVTRSPRTTFQRHRAQFDEAGNLTSLTVRDFNPANGFEERITTYTRRGDSLDIAVRGNQQSARTVAAPAEWLPFIDLVHWPFDVALQRMRRSNQTQYAAPMLSGQRISNFPLAFMGRDSATVTHPTRGTMRLTVLPDGAIRTLDAGATTRALIVSRSGDSDPAALARDFATRDAAGRGIGELSGRGGGETSVLGATITLDYGVPMKRGRDIWGALVRYGQLWRTGANRATHFKTDRELRFGDLVVPAGEYTLFSIPEAAGGLLIINRQTGQNGQQYDPARDLGRVPLRARALDREVEAFTIQVREENGRGVLALQWDRTELVAEFTVVR, from the coding sequence ATGCGCCTCCTTCCGATCGCCCTCATCGCCGTCCTGCCAGCGACCCTGGTCGCGCAGGCTCCCGCGACGCTGACCGCGCGCCTCGGCGTCGACACGATTTCCGTCGAGAAGGTCGTCCGCACCGGCAACACGCTGGTCGCGGAAGTCGTGACGCGCTCGCCGCGAACCACCTTCCAGCGCCACCGTGCCCAGTTCGACGAGGCCGGCAACCTGACCTCGCTGACGGTGCGCGACTTCAATCCCGCCAACGGATTCGAGGAGCGCATCACCACGTACACGCGGCGCGGCGATTCACTCGACATCGCGGTCCGTGGCAATCAGCAGAGCGCGCGTACGGTCGCGGCGCCGGCCGAGTGGCTGCCGTTCATCGACCTCGTGCATTGGCCGTTTGACGTTGCCCTGCAACGGATGCGGCGCAGCAACCAGACGCAGTACGCCGCCCCGATGCTCAGCGGCCAGCGCATCTCGAACTTCCCGCTGGCGTTCATGGGCCGTGACTCCGCGACGGTCACGCATCCGACGCGCGGCACGATGCGCCTCACGGTGCTTCCGGATGGGGCCATCCGCACGCTCGACGCGGGCGCGACCACGCGGGCGTTGATCGTGTCGCGCAGCGGCGACAGCGATCCGGCCGCGTTGGCCCGCGACTTCGCGACCCGCGACGCCGCCGGACGCGGCATCGGCGAGCTGTCGGGCCGCGGCGGCGGCGAGACGAGCGTGCTCGGCGCGACCATCACCCTCGACTACGGCGTGCCGATGAAGCGCGGCCGCGACATCTGGGGCGCGCTGGTGCGCTACGGCCAGCTCTGGCGCACCGGTGCGAACCGCGCGACGCACTTCAAGACTGACCGCGAGCTGCGCTTCGGAGACCTCGTGGTTCCGGCCGGCGAGTATACGCTGTTCTCGATTCCCGAGGCCGCCGGCGGCCTGCTGATCATCAATCGCCAGACCGGCCAGAACGGCCAGCAGTACGACCCGGCCCGCGACCTTGGCCGCGTGCCGCTGCGTGCGCGCGCCCTCGATCGCGAGGTCGAGGCCTTCACGATCCAGGTGCGCGAGGAGAACGGCCGTGGCGTCCTCGCGCTGCAGTGGGACCGCACGGAACTCGTCGCCGAGTTCACGGTCGTTCGCTGA
- a CDS encoding ABC transporter ATP-binding protein, with product MTEPAVALHEVRFAYRGGTAVLDIPSLHVARGERLFLHGPSGSGKTTLLGLIAGVLSATSGRVQVLGSDLGAMGSAERDRFRAAHVGYVFQMFNLIPYLSVRENIMLPARLSKLRRARLGDAEPNAEATRLAAGLEIDTLLDARIGELSVGQQQRVAVARALIGAPELIVCDEPTSALDADRRDRFLELLFASVAAVGSTLVFVSHDLALAERFGRTVALGQLNRASQVAAA from the coding sequence GTGACCGAGCCCGCCGTCGCCCTCCACGAGGTCCGGTTCGCGTATCGCGGCGGTACCGCGGTCCTCGACATCCCGAGCCTGCATGTGGCGCGCGGCGAGCGCCTGTTCCTGCACGGCCCCAGCGGCAGCGGCAAGACGACGCTGCTCGGATTGATCGCGGGCGTGCTGAGCGCGACGTCCGGCCGCGTCCAGGTCCTGGGCAGCGACTTGGGCGCCATGGGATCCGCCGAACGCGATCGTTTTCGCGCCGCACACGTCGGCTACGTGTTCCAGATGTTCAACCTCATCCCGTATCTCTCGGTGCGGGAGAACATCATGTTGCCCGCGCGACTGTCGAAGCTTCGCCGTGCACGGCTCGGCGACGCCGAACCGAACGCCGAGGCCACCCGCCTCGCCGCAGGGCTCGAGATCGACACGCTCCTCGACGCCCGCATCGGGGAGCTGTCCGTCGGCCAGCAGCAACGCGTCGCCGTGGCGCGTGCGCTGATCGGGGCGCCCGAGCTCATCGTCTGCGACGAGCCGACGTCAGCGCTCGACGCCGACCGCCGGGACCGCTTCCTTGAACTTCTGTTTGCCTCGGTTGCCGCTGTTGGCAGCACGCTGGTGTTCGTCAGCCATGACCTCGCGCTCGCGGAACGCTTTGGCCGCACGGTCGCCCTCGGGCAACTGAATCGCGCGAGCCAGGTGGCGGCGGCCTGA